A window of Mucilaginibacter paludis DSM 18603 contains these coding sequences:
- a CDS encoding RagB/SusD family nutrient uptake outer membrane protein, translated as MKNYKNYRSILKVTLFIGWFIISSLLSCKKQDDFLNIKANKNDVAPTTLSDFLALMDDSQDMNSFNSITGLLGTDNIVISDVNVSALPAQSRNAYLWNKDIWAGGISSDWLYCYQAIEYSNIVLDGLVKIKSAASPNTDYNNVKGSALFFRAFNYYQIAQLFCKPYQSSSNADPGLPLRLNSDVNEKPRRVTVQQTYNQIIQDLQEAVSLLPEIPLYRTRPSSVAANGLLAKVYLSMQDYNNAFTYADKAIKSYPTLLDYNTLALSTSSANPFPKFNKGNPEVIFYAMTFGLQAIWSSSSVKARVVPTLYSAYDARDLRKSAFYYPDGTTGTYKFKGTYSAAGYNFCGIATDELYLIRAECSLRNGNLSSALADLNLLLKSRYATGSFQPLTISDPVSLMTRIILERRKEMPYTGNMRWEDLRRFNLDTQYATTLTRTYLGTTYTLLPNDNDYTLPLPDDEIQLGGLQQNPR; from the coding sequence ATGAAAAATTATAAAAATTACCGGTCAATTTTAAAAGTGACACTTTTTATAGGATGGTTTATAATCTCCAGCCTTTTATCCTGTAAAAAGCAAGATGACTTTTTAAATATTAAAGCTAACAAGAACGATGTAGCACCGACCACACTTTCGGATTTCCTGGCATTAATGGATGATAGCCAGGATATGAATAGTTTTAATTCAATAACGGGGCTGCTTGGGACTGACAATATTGTAATAAGCGATGTAAATGTTAGTGCGTTGCCTGCACAATCCCGCAATGCATATTTATGGAATAAAGATATTTGGGCAGGTGGAATTTCGAGCGATTGGCTGTACTGTTACCAGGCTATTGAGTATTCTAATATCGTATTGGACGGTTTAGTAAAGATAAAATCAGCCGCGTCACCGAATACTGACTATAACAATGTAAAAGGTTCGGCTTTATTTTTTCGTGCATTCAATTATTATCAAATAGCACAATTATTTTGTAAACCATATCAGAGTTCGTCCAACGCAGACCCAGGGCTGCCTTTAAGATTGAACTCGGATGTCAACGAGAAACCGCGAAGAGTTACGGTACAACAAACATATAACCAGATCATTCAAGATTTACAGGAAGCGGTTAGTTTGTTACCAGAAATCCCTTTATATAGAACCAGGCCAAGTTCAGTTGCAGCAAATGGTCTTCTTGCGAAGGTTTACCTCAGCATGCAAGATTATAATAATGCGTTCACCTATGCTGACAAAGCAATAAAAAGCTATCCCACCTTATTGGATTATAATACTTTAGCCCTATCAACCAGTTCAGCAAATCCGTTTCCGAAATTTAACAAGGGAAACCCCGAGGTAATTTTTTATGCAATGACTTTTGGCCTTCAGGCAATATGGAGTTCATCAAGTGTAAAAGCGCGGGTTGTACCAACTTTGTATTCAGCTTACGATGCCAGGGACCTCCGAAAAAGTGCTTTCTATTACCCTGACGGAACAACAGGCACCTATAAATTTAAAGGTACTTACTCAGCAGCCGGTTATAACTTTTGTGGCATTGCCACTGATGAACTTTACCTGATCCGGGCCGAATGCTCTTTAAGGAATGGGAATCTTTCCAGTGCGTTAGCTGATCTAAATTTACTTCTCAAAAGCCGCTATGCAACAGGCTCCTTCCAACCATTGACGATTAGCGATCCTGTATCATTAATGACTCGTATCATTTTGGAACGTAGAAAAGAAATGCCCTACACTGGCAACATGAGATGGGAAGATTTAAGGCGATTTAATCTGGACACCCAATATGCCACAACCTTAACACGGACATATCTTGGCACAACCTATACACTCTTGCCTAATGACAATGATTATACATTACCGCTTCCAGATGATGAAATTCAATTAGGCGGGTTGCAACAAAACCCAAGATAA
- a CDS encoding TlpA family protein disulfide reductase has product MKKQVKIIFLIGAAICFSTLQIYANLELNTRKIATKEKDNVKISIQLVGAKKNDSLVIRVFHHFLGEHSFNNYKEYSAGINASKSFDFSFPIDDSKAYILLGIRKAAKIEGKDQFDAVLMPYYFVEKQDSLKIKIKPAKLNDNSFDYHRLNISFSGAGAIKYEAKFKLDSIFYNNYDGATGLQPDGHYRQTDIQKAIIKTGLIQLEKRKRLMKRSTVDLLETDFLYSVKNAECETLIGNFKKSDKSKRDNFISVFKSFQELGINPHSLPPSSISNEYTQYQVNECKLKEVLAKGVINIDTLYFRIRSSYTGVLLDRAICLYFSLNSFRIKNYSNILRDALIRLKGSAYFNDLNGYSSRIIGASAYNFNLPDTSGNRISLKNFNGKVIVMDFWFTGCPGCRKFYGDNLSKVESEFKNNKDVVFISVCIDTRRENWLQSINSGHYTSKSVINLYTDGIGIKNPIIENYKILAYPQPIILDRQQRIVQFGNMEISTATNMIDQINRLL; this is encoded by the coding sequence ATGAAAAAGCAAGTAAAAATAATTTTCCTTATTGGTGCAGCAATATGTTTTAGCACTTTACAGATTTACGCCAACCTAGAATTAAATACCCGAAAAATAGCTACTAAAGAAAAAGACAATGTGAAGATTTCAATTCAGCTTGTTGGAGCGAAAAAAAATGACTCGTTAGTCATACGGGTATTTCATCATTTCTTAGGTGAACATTCATTCAATAATTATAAAGAATACAGTGCAGGCATAAATGCAAGCAAAAGCTTCGACTTTTCATTTCCAATTGACGATAGTAAAGCATATATTTTATTGGGAATAAGAAAAGCAGCAAAAATTGAAGGTAAAGATCAGTTTGATGCGGTTTTAATGCCGTATTATTTTGTCGAAAAACAAGATAGCCTAAAAATCAAGATTAAACCAGCAAAGTTGAATGATAACTCATTTGACTACCATAGATTAAATATCTCGTTTTCTGGTGCCGGGGCAATCAAATACGAAGCAAAATTCAAACTGGACTCCATATTTTATAATAATTACGATGGAGCCACAGGTCTGCAACCGGACGGACATTACAGGCAGACCGATATTCAAAAAGCAATCATTAAAACAGGTTTAATCCAACTGGAAAAAAGAAAGCGGCTGATGAAGCGATCTACGGTGGATCTACTTGAAACAGACTTTCTTTATAGTGTTAAAAACGCGGAATGTGAAACTTTAATAGGGAATTTCAAAAAATCTGACAAATCCAAAAGGGATAACTTTATTTCCGTATTCAAGTCATTTCAAGAACTTGGCATAAATCCTCATTCTTTACCCCCTTCAAGCATCTCTAATGAGTATACTCAATATCAGGTAAATGAATGTAAATTGAAAGAAGTCTTAGCTAAAGGAGTTATCAATATTGATACTTTATATTTCAGGATTAGGTCGAGTTACACGGGTGTTCTTTTGGACCGTGCTATCTGCCTTTATTTCAGTTTAAATAGTTTTAGAATAAAAAATTACAGCAACATATTGAGAGACGCTTTAATACGTTTAAAAGGCTCTGCTTATTTTAATGACCTAAATGGCTATAGTTCAAGAATTATCGGGGCATCAGCGTACAACTTCAATCTTCCGGACACTTCAGGCAACAGAATTTCTTTAAAAAATTTTAATGGTAAAGTAATTGTAATGGACTTCTGGTTTACAGGTTGTCCCGGATGTCGTAAATTTTACGGCGATAATCTTTCAAAGGTTGAAAGCGAATTTAAAAATAACAAAGATGTTGTATTTATATCGGTATGCATTGATACCAGAAGAGAAAATTGGCTGCAAAGTATAAATAGTGGCCATTATACATCAAAATCTGTTATCAATCTTTATACTGATGGAATAGGTATCAAGAACCCAATTATTGAAAATTACAAGATTTTAGCCTATCCGCAACCCATAATCTTAGATAGGCAGCAAAGAATAGTTCAGTTTGGAAATATGGAAATATCGACCGCTACTAACATGATTGATCAAATCAACAGGCTATTATAG
- a CDS encoding MauE/DoxX family redox-associated membrane protein, which yields MRKQQWIYEIFAYLLALLFLFTAASKLFDLRHFVREINNQPFDDRFTPALVYGLPAIELIAVALLVWPKMRLKGFYLSAVLMFVFTVYVALVTFHFYNRVPCACATAFKHLSWPEHLAMNVVFLTLSITGIILHHKEHHIKIKQPYPIRAMV from the coding sequence ATGCGTAAACAACAATGGATATACGAGATATTTGCTTATTTGCTGGCCCTGCTTTTTTTATTCACTGCGGCGAGTAAACTATTTGATTTACGTCACTTCGTGAGGGAAATCAATAACCAGCCCTTCGATGACCGTTTCACTCCGGCCCTTGTTTACGGGTTACCGGCGATTGAACTGATCGCTGTTGCCTTGCTGGTCTGGCCAAAAATGAGGTTAAAGGGATTTTATTTGTCTGCGGTACTCATGTTTGTTTTCACAGTCTACGTCGCTTTGGTCACCTTTCATTTTTATAACCGGGTTCCCTGTGCTTGTGCCACCGCTTTTAAGCACCTATCCTGGCCTGAGCACCTGGCAATGAATGTTGTCTTTTTAACCCTATCAATAACAGGCATTATCCTTCACCATAAAGAACATCATATAAAAATCAAACAGCCATATCCCATCAGGGCTATGGTATAA
- a CDS encoding serine/threonine protein kinase, with translation MKNVFSGQLSIAQQNNSGSDTVATASLIRPATSVNFTGKPVVKNGSGMEKAFYVHLETYAPILKSERIAYRENEKSLMVGKDQLRAGWVIFLSCKTLDTIALLKQVLPLLKSKNLSFCLVKNQITQYRLNAGAFGENEVGKVISIFPPSEEAAKQLVAELNSLTESYKGPVIPGALRLGNLVYVQLATDGKEPGQIQLSLPNIKKVPFAIQEKFRIRNRRKPILGKYYVPVQLLRASAKGDIFKAINLKKFAFNWCLIKQGKPVALDDHFDRDMRDRLLWQKEVLETIGPDIPTPMILDYFEEGDSTYLVLSFAEGESLGKVARGILNGKTWNELEALPQIQLLDWFLKAIIIVHQIHERGFVHRDITDSNFLVLENRELCIIDFELAYSIAQQKPNPPFLLGTFGYAAPEQIAHAVAHPKEDIYSLGALLCFLVTGSPPFEFINSNPNMTRVKLTRLTGNNALTNLIMQCLSLERRSRPEIADLEQRISTYINTIKTSCHA, from the coding sequence ATGAAAAATGTCTTCTCAGGTCAGCTAAGTATTGCACAACAAAACAATTCAGGTAGTGATACCGTCGCAACTGCATCATTAATCCGTCCGGCTACCTCTGTAAATTTTACAGGAAAGCCCGTTGTAAAAAATGGATCAGGCATGGAAAAAGCATTCTACGTACACTTAGAAACTTATGCGCCTATCTTAAAAAGTGAACGGATCGCATACCGTGAAAATGAAAAAAGCTTAATGGTGGGAAAAGATCAACTCCGGGCAGGCTGGGTTATTTTTCTTTCCTGCAAGACCCTTGATACCATTGCTCTTTTAAAACAGGTTCTTCCACTGCTTAAAAGTAAAAACCTGTCGTTTTGCCTGGTCAAAAATCAAATCACCCAATACCGCCTTAACGCAGGGGCATTCGGGGAAAATGAAGTCGGAAAAGTTATTTCGATTTTCCCGCCATCAGAAGAAGCTGCAAAACAACTTGTTGCAGAACTAAACAGCCTGACTGAAAGCTATAAAGGCCCCGTTATTCCGGGAGCCCTTCGTTTGGGCAACCTGGTTTATGTACAATTAGCAACTGATGGCAAGGAACCGGGACAGATACAATTATCATTGCCTAACATTAAAAAAGTACCATTTGCTATCCAGGAAAAATTCAGGATAAGAAACAGGAGGAAACCTATACTCGGCAAGTATTATGTACCTGTACAATTGCTCAGGGCTTCTGCAAAAGGCGATATCTTTAAGGCGATCAACCTCAAAAAGTTTGCCTTCAACTGGTGTTTGATCAAACAAGGCAAACCAGTTGCACTGGATGACCATTTTGACCGCGACATGCGTGACCGCCTACTTTGGCAAAAAGAGGTGCTGGAAACTATTGGACCAGATATTCCGACACCGATGATACTTGACTATTTTGAAGAGGGCGATTCCACTTACCTCGTTTTAAGCTTCGCTGAAGGGGAATCATTAGGTAAAGTGGCCCGCGGTATTCTGAATGGCAAGACATGGAATGAGCTCGAAGCTTTGCCCCAGATTCAGCTGCTGGACTGGTTTTTAAAGGCAATAATCATCGTTCATCAGATTCACGAGAGAGGCTTTGTCCACCGGGATATCACCGATAGTAATTTCCTGGTACTGGAGAATCGGGAACTTTGTATCATTGATTTTGAGTTGGCCTACTCCATAGCTCAGCAAAAACCTAATCCGCCATTCTTATTAGGAACGTTTGGTTACGCGGCCCCCGAACAAATAGCACATGCAGTCGCTCATCCGAAGGAGGATATTTATTCGCTTGGTGCCTTACTGTGTTTTTTAGTTACCGGCTCACCTCCATTTGAGTTTATTAACAGCAATCCGAATATGACGAGGGTCAAACTAACGCGCCTGACCGGAAACAATGCATTAACCAACCTGATCATGCAATGCCTGAGTTTAGAACGGCGATCCAGGCCGGAAATAGCTGACCTTGAACAACGGATATCAACTTATATAAACACCATTAAAACATCATGCCATGCGTAA
- a CDS encoding helix-turn-helix transcriptional regulator produces METLVKYIFPNGMLSAKDVTGNLPKGCRLPVSYARASLCQLPEGGMLIQHYTHLLFNIEVLEFNLDRDLKAEYELNFPSVFLFCMLQGAIKFYTIEGKPIYEAIGDICYGTFNQVARYRYALGPGIHRVFFMIPNTELIHSHPDEYPELLELLNNMKKGFDRYGHMPECPLTGRIFQLMLSLLTYRPQAGEDIEIKLLEKGKALLLEYHRMVSLMQSQPAYRVKYYLDRNYRDSKLSNDSIAREFKISKRSLTRLFKATFRIGPYAYLIDTRLEAAKRLLSEQKLPVNQVYKAVGYKDLRSFRGQFKEKFGISPSQCY; encoded by the coding sequence ATGGAAACATTGGTCAAATACATTTTTCCTAACGGAATGCTTTCGGCTAAAGACGTTACCGGGAACCTGCCAAAAGGTTGCCGCTTACCGGTCAGTTATGCCAGGGCCTCCTTGTGCCAATTGCCGGAAGGAGGAATGCTCATCCAGCACTATACCCATTTACTTTTCAATATAGAGGTACTGGAATTTAACTTAGACCGTGATCTGAAAGCCGAATATGAATTGAACTTTCCCAGCGTGTTCCTGTTCTGTATGTTACAGGGCGCTATCAAATTTTATACGATAGAAGGAAAACCTATATATGAAGCTATAGGAGATATATGCTATGGCACTTTCAACCAGGTGGCCAGATACCGCTATGCCCTTGGCCCCGGTATACATCGTGTGTTTTTCATGATCCCGAACACCGAACTCATTCATAGTCACCCCGACGAATATCCTGAACTACTGGAATTACTAAACAATATGAAAAAGGGGTTTGACAGATATGGGCACATGCCCGAATGCCCTTTAACGGGGAGAATCTTCCAGCTGATGCTGAGTTTACTGACTTATCGACCCCAAGCCGGTGAAGACATAGAAATTAAATTGCTTGAAAAAGGCAAAGCCCTGCTGTTGGAATATCATCGAATGGTGAGCCTAATGCAAAGCCAACCGGCGTACCGTGTCAAATATTATTTAGATAGGAATTACAGGGATAGTAAGCTTTCTAATGACAGCATCGCAAGAGAGTTTAAGATTTCTAAAAGAAGCTTAACTCGGTTATTTAAAGCAACATTCAGGATAGGTCCATATGCTTATCTGATTGATACCCGATTAGAAGCAGCAAAGCGACTATTAAGTGAACAAAAACTGCCTGTAAATCAGGTTTACAAAGCAGTAGGTTACAAAGATTTACGGAGCTTTCGTGGCCAGTTTAAAGAAAAATTCGGCATTTCCCCCTCGCAATGTTATTAA
- a CDS encoding aminotransferase class I/II-fold pyridoxal phosphate-dependent enzyme — protein sequence MKNDFERASFKDFENMEGYNMYARAEVFNNYLNFLDSRGHLNYRMVCTSGCGPEINVLLPGKTRPEPLVGFVSNDYLGFTQHPKVKQAAIDAVLEYGTGSGASPAIGGHFLFHQQLEGDIAGFFQRDKDSAILYTTGYTSNSATIQCLMKKEDLAIYDMGVHASVQEGGQLTNVKTFPHNDLDKLENVLKNAQQAYRNKMVVIDGVYSQDGDMAPLDKILALTKKYGAYLVVDDAHGIGVIGKTGRGVLELYGLLDEVDLITGTFSKTFASIGGYVIGRPELIRLLKFQSRQHLFSAAGTPADIAAVIQSVRLLDEEPHWMAKLWGNIRYFRQGLTSLGMNIGTTESAIIPVKIGDPAKTGEAGRLLLEQGIYTNPIIYPAVSRKDARIRMSLMATHTEEQLDKALNAFAWVDSRIGIAHQRANINEQ from the coding sequence ATGAAAAACGACTTTGAGAGGGCCAGTTTCAAGGATTTTGAAAACATGGAAGGCTACAATATGTACGCCAGGGCCGAAGTATTTAATAACTATCTGAACTTTCTGGATAGTCGCGGACACCTTAATTACCGGATGGTGTGCACCTCCGGTTGCGGGCCGGAGATAAATGTACTGCTTCCAGGCAAAACCAGGCCTGAGCCACTGGTCGGGTTCGTATCCAACGATTACCTGGGTTTTACACAGCATCCCAAAGTGAAACAGGCGGCCATCGATGCGGTGCTTGAGTATGGGACAGGTTCAGGCGCTTCTCCCGCTATCGGCGGGCATTTTCTTTTTCACCAGCAACTGGAGGGGGATATCGCCGGATTCTTCCAAAGAGATAAGGACAGCGCCATTTTATATACGACCGGTTATACTTCCAACAGCGCAACGATCCAATGCCTGATGAAAAAGGAAGACCTTGCAATCTATGACATGGGCGTACACGCCAGCGTCCAAGAGGGCGGGCAGCTCACCAATGTTAAAACGTTCCCGCATAACGACCTGGACAAGCTGGAAAATGTATTAAAGAACGCGCAGCAAGCTTACCGGAACAAAATGGTCGTCATCGACGGTGTATACTCGCAGGATGGCGATATGGCCCCACTGGACAAAATACTGGCGCTCACGAAAAAGTATGGGGCATATTTAGTCGTAGATGATGCGCATGGTATCGGCGTAATCGGTAAAACAGGTCGTGGCGTACTGGAGCTTTATGGCCTGCTTGATGAAGTAGACCTGATCACAGGCACCTTCAGTAAGACTTTCGCCAGTATAGGCGGCTATGTCATCGGCAGGCCGGAACTGATCCGTCTTTTAAAATTCCAGTCCCGGCAGCACCTGTTTTCAGCAGCAGGAACACCTGCCGATATTGCGGCGGTCATCCAATCGGTCAGGCTTTTGGATGAAGAGCCGCATTGGATGGCTAAGCTTTGGGGAAATATCCGCTACTTCCGGCAAGGGCTGACCAGCCTGGGCATGAATATCGGCACCACGGAATCCGCTATTATTCCAGTCAAGATCGGCGACCCGGCAAAAACCGGCGAAGCAGGACGTTTATTACTGGAACAAGGCATTTATACTAACCCCATTATTTACCCTGCGGTATCACGGAAAGACGCCAGGATCAGGATGAGCCTGATGGCGACCCATACCGAAGAGCAACTTGACAAAGCCCTGAATGCCTTTGCCTGGGTGGATTCAAGGATCGGTATAGCACATCAAAGAGCAAATATTAATGAGCAGTAA
- a CDS encoding TetR/AcrR family transcriptional regulator, whose protein sequence is MKTGYKKVSGRTNNRPLTERKLIDAVGAVIRKMGYKGLSARNIAREADVTTSLIFKYFDTLDQLIEIYIREKDYWMSSKTKMSDMLEKIRKKTGLIEMLVFALEKQFDYFYQEEEMQQLILWEITEKCSLMDDIGSGRENLADDFFKQTDPYFEGSEVNFKAVAALLVSGIYYLVLHARSNKSTQCGIDIHSEADRAEIIRTVRQILKWTFDAAKTKRQTG, encoded by the coding sequence ATGAAAACCGGATATAAGAAAGTTTCAGGAAGAACCAATAACAGGCCACTGACCGAACGTAAGCTGATTGACGCGGTTGGTGCCGTAATAAGGAAAATGGGGTACAAGGGTTTATCAGCCCGGAATATTGCAAGGGAGGCGGATGTAACGACCAGCCTGATCTTTAAATACTTCGACACTTTGGATCAACTGATCGAGATATACATCAGGGAAAAAGATTATTGGATGTCCTCCAAAACAAAAATGTCGGATATGCTTGAGAAGATCCGAAAAAAAACAGGATTGATCGAAATGCTGGTTTTTGCCTTGGAAAAACAATTTGACTATTTCTACCAGGAGGAGGAAATGCAGCAGCTCATCCTTTGGGAGATCACGGAAAAATGTTCCCTTATGGATGACATCGGTTCGGGAAGGGAAAACCTTGCCGATGATTTCTTTAAACAAACCGATCCCTATTTTGAAGGATCTGAGGTAAATTTTAAGGCGGTAGCGGCTTTGCTGGTATCAGGCATTTATTACCTCGTATTGCATGCCCGGTCCAATAAGAGCACACAATGCGGGATAGATATTCATTCGGAAGCCGATCGTGCAGAAATTATCCGGACGGTCCGGCAAATCCTGAAATGGACATTTGACGCGGCGAAAACAAAGCGGCAAACCGGTTAA